One part of the Dehalobacter sp. genome encodes these proteins:
- a CDS encoding FAD-dependent oxidoreductase has translation MDIEAFEHYTEKCFQGECPPCVCECPLKVDVGAVIDRVQKENFTAAYRLFRNQALFPRIVSMICHQPCKNVCIRNSADTAVDLQYIEQACVEFTKDREPVDYNVPEKNKSVAIIGAGLSGLACALKLASKRYNVTVYEKKDAPGGELAERLPKSIYLQEFEQEFKHVAYNLVLSKEIKDLAEIQADAVYIATGSDGSTFGLQEGLDLNSLGTKKQGIFMGGSIMGVTLVEAIEHGIRASQSIEKYLKVGLMNGVAQNGEKKSINPNFSKLTGMPVNPPEKTHGEKFKEQAVAEAKRCTKCDCALCKDSCELMQRFKKNPKRITIDVVSTLNPGDKMPEKVANRLVNTCNQCGLCETVCPENVDVAECLLQARHYLFEDGALPAAYHDFWLRDMEFANSDQAYAVVLPKAEENCRYLFFPGCQLGASNPGSVIAGYNFLKEICADTSLLVGCCGVPADWAGDGELRNKVQNNILQEWKSQGEPTFIMACPTCLKTFKRYIPQIKIISLYDVMVRHARPQWKELGGNKVIAVYDPCASRYDSLMQESIRKLLHDAGYKIEELSYHGKEARCCSFGGHIQIANPEHVRNIANNRIQDNDNIYATYCSNCRDTFAAAGKECSHILDIFFDTGSPARPAPDLSQRRRNRAKLVNTLTGREIIAETDIIEKGFFIEIPSELKNKMNNELILEEDVYSVIEYCERTGTKVQNVKTGEFTGHLFQGVITFWVTYEKNESGFKLKQVYTHRMKIEESNK, from the coding sequence ATGGATATTGAAGCTTTTGAACATTATACAGAGAAATGCTTTCAAGGAGAATGCCCGCCTTGTGTATGTGAATGTCCGCTCAAAGTGGATGTTGGCGCCGTTATCGACAGGGTGCAAAAGGAGAATTTTACTGCCGCTTACCGTTTGTTCCGGAATCAAGCCTTGTTTCCGCGTATAGTGAGCATGATATGCCATCAGCCATGTAAGAACGTATGCATACGCAATTCAGCCGACACGGCAGTCGATTTGCAGTATATCGAACAGGCTTGCGTGGAATTCACGAAGGACAGAGAACCAGTTGACTATAATGTTCCTGAAAAAAATAAGAGCGTTGCCATCATCGGTGCGGGACTCAGCGGTTTGGCGTGTGCCCTCAAGCTGGCCAGCAAGCGTTATAATGTAACAGTTTACGAAAAAAAAGATGCTCCGGGCGGAGAACTGGCTGAACGGTTGCCTAAGAGTATCTACCTGCAGGAATTTGAACAAGAATTCAAGCATGTTGCCTATAATCTGGTATTGTCTAAAGAAATAAAGGATCTTGCCGAAATTCAGGCGGATGCCGTATATATTGCAACCGGCTCGGACGGAAGTACCTTCGGACTTCAAGAGGGATTGGATCTCAACTCGTTAGGGACGAAAAAACAAGGCATTTTTATGGGCGGGAGTATAATGGGCGTCACGCTTGTTGAAGCGATAGAACACGGGATCCGGGCTTCCCAATCCATAGAAAAGTATTTGAAAGTCGGCCTTATGAACGGTGTGGCTCAGAACGGGGAGAAAAAATCAATCAATCCCAATTTTAGCAAATTGACAGGAATGCCTGTAAACCCCCCGGAGAAGACGCATGGTGAAAAGTTTAAGGAACAAGCTGTTGCCGAAGCCAAACGATGTACCAAATGCGATTGCGCCTTGTGTAAAGACAGCTGCGAATTAATGCAGAGGTTTAAGAAAAATCCGAAACGCATCACGATTGATGTGGTTTCAACATTAAATCCAGGCGACAAAATGCCTGAAAAAGTGGCCAACAGATTGGTTAATACCTGCAACCAATGTGGGCTGTGTGAAACTGTTTGTCCCGAGAATGTTGATGTGGCGGAATGTTTGCTTCAAGCCAGGCATTACCTTTTTGAAGACGGCGCCTTGCCTGCAGCCTACCATGATTTCTGGCTGCGGGATATGGAATTTGCCAATTCGGATCAAGCCTATGCCGTGGTTCTTCCTAAGGCGGAGGAAAACTGCAGGTATCTTTTCTTCCCTGGTTGTCAACTTGGAGCATCTAATCCTGGCAGTGTCATTGCAGGCTATAATTTTCTTAAAGAAATATGCGCAGACACTTCACTGCTGGTCGGCTGCTGCGGTGTGCCCGCCGATTGGGCAGGGGATGGGGAACTGAGGAACAAAGTTCAGAATAACATCCTGCAGGAATGGAAAAGTCAGGGAGAACCTACTTTTATCATGGCTTGCCCCACTTGCCTGAAAACATTTAAGCGTTACATACCACAAATCAAAATTATTTCTTTATACGATGTAATGGTTCGACATGCCCGTCCCCAGTGGAAGGAACTGGGAGGAAACAAGGTTATAGCGGTGTATGATCCTTGCGCCAGCAGATATGACAGTCTTATGCAGGAGAGTATCCGAAAGCTGCTTCATGATGCCGGTTATAAGATCGAAGAATTATCCTATCATGGGAAAGAAGCACGTTGCTGCAGCTTTGGAGGGCATATTCAGATTGCAAATCCCGAACATGTCAGAAATATCGCCAATAATCGGATTCAGGATAATGATAATATTTATGCAACCTACTGCTCAAACTGCCGTGACACGTTTGCCGCAGCAGGTAAAGAATGCAGCCACATCTTGGATATATTCTTTGACACCGGTTCACCCGCGCGACCGGCACCGGATCTGTCTCAACGCAGACGAAACAGGGCTAAACTGGTTAATACGCTGACAGGGAGAGAGATTATCGCGGAAACAGATATTATTGAGAAGGGTTTCTTCATTGAGATTCCATCTGAATTAAAAAATAAGATGAATAATGAATTAATTCTGGAAGAGGACGTTTACTCAGTAATTGAATATTGCGAAAGAACAGGGACTAAAGTGCAAAATGTAAAGACAGGGGAGTTTACGGGCCATTTATTCCAGGGCGTAATAACTTTTTGGGTAACTTATGAAAAAAATGAATCAGGATTTAAACTAAAGCAGGTCTACACGCATCGCATGAAAATCGAGGAGAGTAATAAATGA